The Coccidioides posadasii str. Silveira chromosome 3, complete sequence genome contains a region encoding:
- a CDS encoding uncharacterized protein (EggNog:ENOG410PI9V~COG:P~TransMembrane:11 (i105-124o130-148i160-180o213-233i245-264o297-316i328-348o429-452i464-482o488-506i527-553o)~BUSCO:2350at33183), which produces MSGAPGHSDANSGNVEDETSRLLELERNGIAAGGSRHGTFSPDTHQYPNRGTSASPSLRHGCTLPGSSSQSIRGDGISSAPFHVATGKSATRQLADAHGVKNRRIMYLAYYVPFFNWISQYQWRYLRGDFISAVTVASVYIPLGLSLASNVAHIPALNGLYSFVFHPLMYALLGSSPQVIVGPEAPGSLLVATVVRNAVDDGKSIDDDLLANAQIAGIVTGMAGAMILIAGLTRLGFLDNILSRPFLRGFISAIGFVIFVDQLVPEMGLSDRAKHDGLVTHGSSWDKLVFLFLNVRYSHALTCAVSFGSFAIIMMFRTLKKFLEPRFPSVVFFPDQLLVVIFSAIFTWKFGWAEQGLHILGDIKGAGNHTFGFRWPFQWSQLDHIRTAMSTSFIISLLGFFESSIAAKGLRSTVQDGIEGMTYSPNRELVALGTANILGGCFMALPSFGGYGRSKLSAATGGKTPMSSIFLCLITVICIVYLLPYFYYLPMGVLSAVISVVSWSLIEECPDDIRFFIRIRGWSELILMLLIFVSTVFYSLYLGIALGMGLSILQVIRHATKPRIQILGKLSGTDNRFENAELHPERVEFIEGCLIVKIPEPLTFANTGDLKNRLRRLEFYGTNAAHPALPRLRSPEHNRNMIFDIHGVTSIDGSGVQVLSEIVQEYIDQDVRVFFCRIPRPESEVFRLMVKSGIVDICGGMTHFVESVDEALKLTETPHIHME; this is translated from the exons ATGTCAGGCGCGCCAGGGCATTCAGACGCCAATAGTGGCAATGTGGAGGACGAAACCTCTCGTCTGTTAGAACTCGAACGCAATGGTATAGCCGCAGGCGGCTCAAGGCATGGAACATTTTCTCCTGACACTCACCAATACCCTAATCGCGGCACAAGCGCCAGTCCCAGCCTACGACATGGGTGTACGCTGCCTGGGAGCTCAAGTCAAAGTATAAGAGGAGATGGGATTTCCTCGGCTCCTTTTCACGTTGCGACGGGTAAATCGGCGACGAGGCAACTCGCCGATGCGCATGGCGTGAAGAACAGGCGGATTAT GTATTTAGCATACTATGTGCCATTTTTCAACTGGATATCGCAATATCAATGGAGATATCTTCGTGGAGACTTTATCTCCGCCGTAACCGTCGCGTCGGTCTACATTCCCTTAGGGTTGTCACTGGCGTCTAACGTTGCCCACATCCCTGCACTTAATGGACTCTATTCCTTCGTCTTCCACCCGCTTATGTACGCCCTCCTCGGAAGCAGCCCACAAGTCATAGTCGGCCCAGAAGCTCCTGGTTCTTTGCTGGTTGCGACGGTCGTTCGCAACGCGGTGGATGATGGGAAATCCATTGACGACGATCTCCTCGCAAACGCTCAGATCGCCGGAATCGTTACTGGGATGGCCGGAGCGATGATTCTGATCGCAGGCCTTACCAGGTTGGGCTTTTTGGATAATATCCTCAGCCGACCATTTTTGCGGGGGTTCATCAGTGCAATTGGTTTTGTCATCTTCGTTGACCAACTCGTTCCAGAGATGGGCCTGAGTGATCGAGCCAAGCATGATGGCCTGGTTACCCATGGGAGCAGCTGGGATAAGTTGGtattcttatttctaaaCGTTCGATATAGCCATGCTTTGACCTGCGCTGTCTCCTTCGGCAGCTTCGCCATTATTATGATGTTTCG CACGCTCAAGAAATTTTTGGAGCCACGATTTCCAAGCGTTGTCTTCTTTCCTGATCAGCTTCTCGTCGTAATTTTCTCCGCGATATTTACCTGGAAATTCGGCTGGGCTGAGCAAGGATTGCATATTTTGGGCGACATTAAGGGAGCAGGAAATCATACGTTTGGATTCCGTTGGCCATTCCAATGGAGTCAATTGGATCATATACGGACCGCCATGAGTACTTCGTTCATTATCTCGTTGCTTGGCTTCTTCGAGTCTTCGATTGCTGCCAAGGGCCTTCGCAGCACAGTTCAAGACGGAATAGAGGGTATGACTTACAGTCCTAATCGAGAGCTCGTTGCTCTTGGGACTGCTAATATCCTTGGCGGGTGCTTCATGGCATTGCCCTCGTTTGGCGGTTACGGAAGAAGCAAACTTAGCGCTGCAACCGGTGGGAAAACGCCCATGAGCAGCATTTTTTTATGCCTAATTACGGTGATATGCATCGTATACTTATTGCCCTACTTTTACTACCTTCCG ATGGGTGTCCTGTCCGCTGTAATATCTGTTGTCTCATGGTCCCTCATTGAAGAATGCCCCGATGACATCCGATTCTTCATCCGCATTCGCGGCTGGTCAGAACTGATCCTTATGCTTCTTATTTTTGTTTCTACCGTCTTCTACTCCCTCTACCTTGGCATAGCCCTGGGGATGGGTCTATCCATTTTGCAAGTTATTCGACACGCAACAAAGCCCCGCATCCAAATCCTGGGCAAGCTTTCTGGGACCGACAACCGATTTGAAAATGCAGAGCTCCATCCGGAGAGGGTCGAATTCATCGAAGGCTGTCTGATTGTGAAGATTCCAGAACCGCTTACATTTGCAAACACAGGTGATTTGAAGAACCGCCTCCGGCGGCTCGAGTTTTATGGCACCAATGCTGCTCACCCAGCTCTTCCCCGGCTTAGGTCCCCAGAGCATAATCGGAATATGATATTTGATATCCACGGTGTTACGAGCATTGATGGTTCGGGTGTCCAGGTGCTCTCTGAGATTGTGCAGGAATATATCGATCAAGACGTTAGGGTGTTCTTCTGTCGAATTCCTCGACCGGAAAGCGAGGTCTTTCGATTAATGGTGAAGAGTGGTATCGTGGATATCTGTGGAGGAATGACGCATTTTGTGGAGAGTGTCGATGAGGCTCTTAAGCTCACGGAGACACCACATATTCATATGGAGTAG
- a CDS encoding uncharacterized protein (BUSCO:330815at4751~EggNog:ENOG410PJGU~COG:J~BUSCO:10994at33183), which translates to MSLTNCRFYEEKYPEIDSFVMVNVKQIAEMGAYVNLLEYDNIDGMILLSELSRRRIRSIQKLIRVGRNEVVVVLRVDKEKGYIDLSKRRVSAEDVVKCEERYNKSKSVHSIMRHVAEKTRTPIETLYQQIGWPLNKKYGHANDAFKLSITNPSIWDDVTFPSQAVKDELLLHISKRLTPQPTKVRADIEVTCFSYEGIDAVKEALRTAEANNTTDNQVKVKLVSPPLYVLTSHCLDKNLGIKTLEDAIKGITEKIRASGGSCVVQMAPKAVTEEDEADLQALMEKKERENQEVSGDESVSESDDAMVE; encoded by the exons ATGTCGTTAACGAATTGTCGGTTCTATGAGGAGAAGTACCCGGAGATTGATAGCTTCGTGATGGTGAACGTGAAGCAG ATTGCGGAGATGGGAGCTTACGTGAACCTGCTTGAATACGACAACATCGATGGGATGATTCTGCTATCCGAACTATCCAGACGTCGTATTAGAAGTATACAGAAACTCATTCGCGTCGGGAGGAACGAGGTCGTCGTTGTTCTTCGTGTAGACAAGGAAAAGG GATATATCGATTTGTCGAAACGTCGAGTATCCGCCGAAGATGTGGTCAAGTGTGAGGAGCGGTACAACAAGAGCAAGTCTGTTCACTCGATTATGCGACATGTTGCCGAGAAGACAAGGACTCCGATCGAGACATTATACCAACAAATTGGATGGCCATTGAATAAAAAATACGGGCACGCCAACGATGCTTTCAAGCTCTCTATCAC AAATCCTAGCATTTGGGACGACGTTACCTTCCCTAGCCAAGCTGTCAAGGACGAATTGTTGTTGCACATCAGCAAACGACTCACACCACAGCCGACCAAGGTTCGTGCAGATATCGAAGTTACATGCTTCAGCTACGAAGGAATCGACGCCGTCAAGGAAGCTTTGCGAACTGCCGAGGCCAACAACACCACAGACAACCAAGTCAAGGTGAAATTGGTCTCTCCACCGCTATATGTTTTAACCAGTCACTGCTTGGACAAGAATCTCGGAATCAAGACGCTGGAAGATGCAATCAAGGGTATCACTGAGAAAATTCGGGCGTCTGGTGGATCCTGTGTTGTGCAAATGGCTCCCAAGGCCGTCACCGAAGAAGATGAGGCCGATCTCCAGGCACTcatggaaaagaaagagcGTGAAAACCAGGAGGTCAGCGGTGATGAGAGTGTCAGCGAGAGTGACGATGCGATGGTCGAGTGA